The following proteins come from a genomic window of Candidatus Lokiarchaeota archaeon:
- a CDS encoding prolyl oligopeptidase family serine peptidase, which produces MRFKRYNLGNSMNKETRQYGLWDPLLTPEEIYMDIIQFADIFTDDRGQKYWAEVRPAEDGRIVVVQQTEDGATDVTPSDFNVRTRVHEYGGRAFTIHDDVVFFSNFKDQRLYRYEFDSDSAPVALTPERLEDGSLGKYAVPTLSPDGKTLIFVFEKEFEDKENENYLAAISLEESFPQEPVILVSGSDFYGEPILSSDGKQLAWIQWDHPRMPWEGTELWKAEFNGDELSVESEEKVAGDEKTAICYPKFGPTDQLFFIMDETGHAEDSPKNWWNIYVQRKGSIEPITQELAEFGTAMWGLGYSRYAFSRDEMYAICHKKSGDFLTRISLDTKEIEYIELSYDSMSIIRKADDSNFLLLAASGDHPPAVTVFDANSEQVSVLKESYKMPLKPEHVSESKPIEYPTKDGEHAYGMFYQPRNPNFSPPPDSKPPLIVQVHGGPTSRASTSLSLEKQFWTSMGYAIFDVDHRGSTGYGRKFRDKLLGKWGIIDAKDVRDGINYLQQEDMISSKIAIRGGSAGGYAVQRCLTMFPDLFSVGASYYGIGNLVTLVKLTHKFESRYLDSLLGASLEEDESVYKERSPINNIENLKAPMILFQGLDDKIVTPEVSQEIVKLLDEKGIKHEYVEYKDESHGFRKKETRIDALNKESQFYRAVLFEV; this is translated from the coding sequence ATGCGGTTCAAGAGATATAACCTCGGGAATAGTATGAACAAAGAAACACGTCAGTATGGCCTATGGGACCCTCTTCTGACCCCTGAAGAAATCTACATGGATATCATCCAGTTCGCGGACATATTCACAGATGACAGAGGGCAGAAATATTGGGCTGAGGTTCGCCCGGCCGAAGATGGTCGAATTGTAGTTGTACAACAAACAGAGGATGGGGCCACGGATGTCACCCCATCTGATTTCAATGTGAGGACGAGAGTTCACGAGTATGGAGGAAGAGCATTTACCATACATGATGATGTGGTTTTCTTCTCGAATTTCAAGGATCAACGATTGTACAGATATGAATTCGACAGCGATTCGGCGCCTGTTGCTCTGACACCTGAACGACTTGAAGACGGCTCGTTGGGAAAATATGCAGTACCAACCTTGTCTCCAGATGGAAAGACCCTCATTTTCGTCTTTGAAAAGGAATTTGAGGACAAAGAGAATGAAAACTATCTTGCAGCAATTAGTCTTGAAGAATCGTTTCCGCAGGAGCCAGTCATACTAGTTTCGGGGAGTGATTTCTATGGCGAGCCTATACTTTCCTCTGACGGAAAACAGCTTGCTTGGATTCAGTGGGATCACCCTCGTATGCCTTGGGAGGGAACCGAGCTCTGGAAAGCGGAATTCAATGGTGATGAATTATCTGTAGAGTCAGAAGAGAAGGTCGCTGGAGATGAAAAAACAGCAATCTGTTATCCCAAGTTTGGGCCCACCGACCAATTGTTCTTCATCATGGACGAGACCGGTCACGCTGAAGATAGCCCTAAGAACTGGTGGAACATCTACGTCCAAAGAAAGGGAAGCATCGAGCCAATCACACAGGAATTGGCAGAATTTGGAACTGCTATGTGGGGTCTTGGGTACAGCAGGTATGCTTTTTCTAGGGATGAAATGTACGCCATTTGCCACAAAAAGAGCGGAGATTTTTTGACACGAATTTCCCTTGATACCAAGGAAATAGAGTATATCGAGCTGTCGTATGATTCAATGTCGATTATACGGAAGGCCGATGATTCCAATTTCCTGTTGCTGGCGGCTTCGGGGGACCATCCCCCAGCTGTGACTGTATTTGATGCGAATTCTGAGCAAGTCAGTGTGCTGAAAGAAAGCTACAAAATGCCGTTGAAGCCAGAGCATGTGTCTGAGTCTAAACCCATTGAGTATCCGACAAAAGACGGTGAACATGCATACGGGATGTTCTATCAACCACGGAACCCCAATTTCAGTCCTCCACCCGACTCCAAACCTCCCTTGATAGTCCAAGTCCATGGAGGTCCTACTTCCAGAGCATCGACTTCACTTTCATTGGAGAAGCAGTTCTGGACATCGATGGGATATGCCATTTTTGATGTTGATCACAGAGGAAGTACCGGCTACGGGAGAAAGTTCAGAGATAAACTACTAGGCAAATGGGGCATAATCGATGCCAAAGACGTTCGCGATGGGATTAACTATCTACAGCAAGAAGATATGATATCATCAAAAATCGCAATACGAGGGGGCAGCGCCGGTGGATATGCTGTACAACGGTGTTTGACCATGTTCCCTGATTTATTCAGCGTTGGAGCTAGCTACTACGGCATCGGTAATCTAGTCACGCTTGTCAAGCTAACACACAAATTCGAATCAAGATATCTGGATTCCCTGCTGGGAGCTTCGCTTGAGGAAGATGAAAGCGTGTATAAAGAGAGATCGCCCATTAACAACATTGAGAATCTCAAAGCACCCATGATCCTGTTCCAAGGCCTGGATGATAAGATAGTCACGCCAGAGGTCAGCCAGGAAATCGTCAAGTTGCTGGACGAAAAGGGTATCAAACATGAATATGTAGAATACAAGGACGAATCACATGGCTTTCGAAAGAAAGAAACTCGCATCGATGCATTGAACAAGGAATCTCAGTTCTACAGGGCAGTGCTATTCGAAGTGTAA